The genome window CCCGTGCTGTTCACGACCGTGCCGAGCAATTTCCAGCCCAGCTTGCTCACCGGAATGGCCTCCAGACTGCCCGCGAGTTCCGCCTCTTCCTCCGGCGAAAGCGTGCCGTCCGGCCGCCTGGCCGCTCCCGGAAAATCGGGCGCTTCCACGGCCGCGCCGAAGAGGTTGCGCCGGAGGATCTCCTCAAGGCTGACGGCCTGCGGCCCCGTCGCGACCCCGGCGCGGCTCAGCGCCGGGAGCGGCGGCGAGAGCGACGGCGCGGGACCGTCCTCCCGCAGGTAAAACGTGCCCCGGGCCAGGAACCAGGCCATGAGCGCGAGACAGGCCAGCATGGCGGCAAAAGTCGCTGATCGGCGCGCGTCCATGTTCATCCCACCAGACTGCTCATCTCAAAAATGGGCATGATGATGGCAATGACCACAAAGCCCACCAGACCGCCCAGAATCAAGATCATCACCGGCTCCATGAGCGAGGTGAGCATTTGCAGGCGTGCGGCCACGCGGTTTTCGCAGTCTCCGGCAACCCACAGCAGCATTTCGCCCAACTGGCCGCTGCGCTCCCCGGCGGCCACCATCTGGCGGGCGAGCGGCGGAAAAAGCACGGTATTGTCCATATAGCCCGAAAGATCGCGCCCGGCCTGAACGCCGTCAATCATGTTCTGCACGGCCTCGGCCATGAGCAGATTGTCGGCCGCCGACCTGACGATGTGCAAAGCCTTGAGCAACGAAACCCCGTTTTTGAGCAGCATGCCCAGGGTGCGCGTCATATGCCCCACCAGCAGCGGCCGGTACATGCCCCGGATGCCGGGGCAGCGCAAAATTTTCCGCTGGATGCGCCGCCTGCCCTCCGGGCTTTGGCGTATGCGCCAGACCGCCAGCGCGGCCAGCAGGATCAACAGGGGAAAGACCCACCAGCCCGCGCGCAGCGTATCACTGACGCCGAGCAGAATGCGGGTGGGCAGGGGCAGTTCGCGCCCCATGTCCGCGAAAATCCGGGTGACCTTGGGGATCACGAACGTGAGCAGAAAAACCACCACGCCCGTGCCCACCACCAGCATGAGCAGCGGATAGGCCAGCGTGGCCTGCACCTTGCGCTGCAGGGCCACCTGCTGCTCAATGTGCTCGGCGAAACGCTCCACCAC of Desulfovibrio porci contains these proteins:
- a CDS encoding type II secretion system F family protein gives rise to the protein MANFCYRAIDGRGRNAKGMIEAASQRLAVSLLHERGLVPLSVSPAASSGAASVAAAGSRSGFRARLMQRLRPVSKAAVAGMARQLATLLRAGLPLDEALSAICAHGDDSALSGIVAHLRDRILSGGDLADGLAEFPRVFSSTFVTMVRAGEASGTLEIVVERFAEHIEQQVALQRKVQATLAYPLLMLVVGTGVVVFLLTFVIPKVTRIFADMGRELPLPTRILLGVSDTLRAGWWVFPLLILLAALAVWRIRQSPEGRRRIQRKILRCPGIRGMYRPLLVGHMTRTLGMLLKNGVSLLKALHIVRSAADNLLMAEAVQNMIDGVQAGRDLSGYMDNTVLFPPLARQMVAAGERSGQLGEMLLWVAGDCENRVAARLQMLTSLMEPVMILILGGLVGFVVIAIIMPIFEMSSLVG